The Agromyces atrinae genome window below encodes:
- a CDS encoding WhiB family transcriptional regulator — MAIPEYRSGVPDDWFVDPVRLGVPGVRQSVDDDNPLAWQSDALCAQTDPEAFFPEKGGSTRDAKKICTTCEVRSDCLEYALDNDERFGIWGGLSERERRKLRRRAV, encoded by the coding sequence ATGGCGATTCCTGAGTATCGTTCCGGGGTTCCCGACGACTGGTTCGTCGATCCCGTCCGACTCGGTGTCCCCGGGGTGCGGCAGAGCGTCGATGACGACAACCCTCTGGCCTGGCAGTCCGACGCGCTGTGCGCGCAGACCGACCCCGAGGCGTTCTTCCCCGAGAAGGGCGGCTCGACGCGCGACGCCAAGAAGATCTGCACGACGTGCGAAGTGCGCTCCGACTGCCTCGAGTACGCGCTCGACAACGATGAGCGCTTCGGCATCTGGGGCGGCCTCTCCGAGCGCGAGCGTCGCAAGCTCCGCCGTCGCGCCGTCTGA
- the galE gene encoding UDP-glucose 4-epimerase GalE, producing MSWLVTGGAGYIGAHVVRAFQAAEIDVVVLDDLSSGFSAFVPSDVPFVQGSILDGALISETIQRYGITGVVHVAGYKYAGVSVQRPLHTYQQNVTGTAILLAAMADAGVDRIVFSSSAAVYGTPDVDLVTEDTPKSPESPYGESKLIGEWLLRDQGVAVGLRHASLRYFNVVGSGDPSVYDASPHNLFPLVFEALLAGRTPRINGDDYATPDGTCVRDYIHVADLAAAHVVAAQRLDAGDPIETVYNLGSGDGVSVGEIMSAVAEVTGIDFTPEIAPRRPGDPARIVATGELAARDLDWRMRYSLVDMVRSAWEARRAAS from the coding sequence ATGAGCTGGCTCGTCACCGGTGGTGCCGGATACATCGGAGCGCACGTCGTGCGCGCATTCCAGGCTGCGGAGATCGACGTCGTCGTCCTCGATGACCTGTCGAGCGGATTCTCGGCGTTCGTGCCGTCCGACGTGCCGTTCGTGCAGGGTTCGATCCTCGACGGCGCACTGATCTCCGAGACGATCCAGCGCTACGGCATCACGGGCGTCGTGCACGTCGCCGGCTACAAGTACGCGGGCGTCTCGGTGCAGCGGCCGTTGCACACGTACCAGCAGAACGTCACGGGAACCGCGATCCTCCTCGCCGCGATGGCCGATGCCGGCGTCGACCGCATCGTCTTCTCGTCGAGCGCCGCCGTCTACGGCACACCCGACGTCGACCTCGTCACCGAAGACACCCCGAAGAGCCCGGAGTCGCCCTACGGCGAGTCGAAGCTCATCGGCGAGTGGCTGCTCCGCGACCAGGGTGTGGCCGTCGGGCTCCGCCACGCGAGCCTCCGCTACTTCAACGTCGTCGGCTCGGGCGACCCCTCGGTCTACGACGCGAGCCCGCACAACCTGTTCCCGCTCGTCTTCGAGGCGCTGCTCGCCGGTCGTACGCCCCGCATCAACGGCGACGACTACGCGACGCCCGACGGAACGTGCGTGCGCGACTATATCCACGTCGCCGACCTCGCCGCGGCCCACGTCGTCGCGGCTCAGCGTCTCGATGCGGGCGACCCGATCGAGACGGTCTACAACCTCGGATCGGGCGACGGCGTGTCGGTCGGCGAGATCATGTCGGCCGTCGCCGAGGTGACCGGCATCGACTTCACTCCCGAGATCGCACCGCGTCGCCCCGGCGACCCCGCCCGCATCGTCGCGACCGGCGAACTCGCCGCGCGCGACCTCGACTGGCGCATGCGGTACTCGCTCGTCGACATGGTGCGGAGCGCCTGGGAGGCTCGTCGCGCCGCGAGTTGA
- a CDS encoding GlxA family transcriptional regulator — translation MLEKVVCLALPQMAPFEFGVICEVFGIDRSAMNGPTFDFHVIAAEPGPIPTKLGFDIVVHEDLSAADDADLVAVPAALIGETPHPEVLRVVREAVERGVWVMSVCSGAFILGEAGVLDGRRSTTHWMYTDQLADRFPGTDVDPDVLFVQDGKVVTGAGTAAGIDAALHIVRTELGATAANIVARRMVVPPQRDGGQSQYIATPVPECTSDSFAVVTEWMLENLDRDLTVDVLAKKALMSSRTFARRFRAETGTTPAAWLNRQRLLRAQQLLESSDLTLEEIARETGFGAAAVMRHHFVKVLQTTPTAYRRTFGARVA, via the coding sequence ATGCTCGAGAAGGTCGTCTGCCTCGCCCTCCCCCAGATGGCTCCGTTCGAGTTCGGCGTCATCTGCGAGGTCTTCGGGATCGACCGCTCCGCGATGAACGGACCGACGTTCGACTTCCACGTCATCGCCGCCGAGCCCGGACCGATCCCCACGAAGCTCGGTTTCGACATCGTCGTGCACGAAGACCTCTCCGCCGCCGACGATGCTGACCTCGTGGCCGTGCCCGCAGCGCTCATCGGCGAGACCCCGCACCCCGAGGTGCTGCGCGTGGTGCGCGAGGCCGTCGAGCGCGGCGTGTGGGTCATGAGCGTCTGCAGCGGCGCGTTCATCCTCGGCGAGGCCGGCGTGCTCGACGGCCGCCGGTCGACGACGCACTGGATGTACACCGACCAGCTCGCCGATCGCTTCCCCGGCACCGACGTCGACCCCGACGTGCTCTTCGTGCAGGACGGCAAGGTCGTCACGGGAGCCGGCACCGCGGCGGGCATCGACGCCGCCCTGCACATCGTGCGCACCGAGCTCGGTGCCACGGCGGCCAACATCGTCGCCCGGCGCATGGTCGTGCCCCCGCAGCGCGACGGCGGGCAGTCGCAGTACATCGCGACACCCGTGCCCGAGTGCACGAGCGACTCGTTCGCCGTCGTCACCGAGTGGATGCTCGAGAACCTCGACCGCGACCTGACCGTCGACGTGCTCGCCAAGAAGGCGCTCATGTCGTCACGCACCTTCGCCCGGCGTTTCCGCGCCGAGACGGGCACGACGCCCGCCGCGTGGCTCAACCGTCAGCGCCTCCTGCGGGCGCAGCAGTTGCTCGAATCGAGCGACCTGACCCTCGAGGAGATCGCGCGGGAGACCGGCTTCGGAGCGGCGGCCGTCATGCGACACCACTTCGTCAAGGTGCTGCAGACAACCCCGACGGCGTACCGCCGCACGTTCGGTGCTCGTGTCGCCTAG
- the manA gene encoding mannose-6-phosphate isomerase, class I has translation MFVPIANEPRNYAWGSRTMIAEYLGRPASGEPEAELWLGDHPGSPATIVDTEATGGAADLAAWIAADPATALGAASGERLPFLLKVLAADGPLSLQAHPTPDRARERFEFENDEGIPLDAYNRNYRDPFHKPELIVAVSETFDALCGFRALDESRAILSELRAIDAATPDAQPGALDLLDARLLGDTPIHDAVEWLLRDGRGGDTGEVQWLVERVVHLAALAPSDSAFADVFDTVGVLAATYPGDPGIVISLLVNRVTLTRGEALYLPAGNIHAYLHGLGIELMAASDNVLRGGLTPKHIDVTELLEVLDFEPVPVPRLAPETPSAGVEVFRPDVPDFVLYHVTPGPEAAAVEIGAAAILLCTSGALEVTGSASSVTLARGEAVYATPDEGALTVVGRGELFLATSGR, from the coding sequence ATGTTTGTGCCGATCGCCAATGAACCCCGGAACTATGCCTGGGGTTCCCGCACGATGATCGCCGAGTACCTCGGCCGACCGGCATCCGGAGAGCCCGAGGCCGAGCTGTGGCTCGGTGACCACCCGGGCTCGCCGGCGACGATCGTCGACACCGAGGCGACCGGCGGCGCGGCCGACCTCGCGGCGTGGATCGCGGCCGACCCGGCGACGGCGCTCGGCGCAGCATCGGGGGAGCGGCTGCCCTTCCTCCTCAAGGTCCTCGCGGCCGACGGCCCGCTGTCGCTGCAGGCTCACCCGACGCCCGATCGGGCGCGTGAGCGCTTCGAGTTCGAGAACGACGAGGGCATCCCCCTCGACGCCTACAACCGCAACTACCGCGACCCGTTCCACAAGCCCGAGCTCATCGTCGCCGTGAGCGAGACGTTCGACGCCCTGTGCGGTTTCCGCGCGCTCGACGAGTCGCGGGCGATCCTCTCCGAGCTGCGCGCGATCGACGCGGCGACGCCCGACGCCCAGCCCGGCGCCCTCGACCTGCTCGACGCCCGGCTCCTCGGCGACACCCCGATCCACGACGCGGTCGAGTGGCTGCTCCGCGACGGCCGGGGCGGTGACACGGGCGAGGTGCAGTGGCTCGTCGAGCGCGTCGTCCACCTCGCCGCCCTCGCACCGAGCGATTCGGCCTTCGCCGATGTCTTCGACACCGTCGGCGTGCTCGCAGCGACGTACCCGGGCGACCCCGGCATCGTCATCTCGCTCCTCGTCAACCGCGTCACGCTCACGCGCGGCGAGGCGCTCTACCTGCCGGCCGGCAACATCCACGCGTACCTGCACGGCCTCGGCATCGAGCTCATGGCGGCGTCCGACAACGTCCTGCGCGGCGGGCTCACTCCGAAGCACATCGACGTCACCGAGCTGCTCGAGGTCCTCGATTTCGAGCCGGTTCCCGTTCCGCGACTCGCGCCCGAGACGCCGAGCGCCGGCGTCGAGGTCTTCCGCCCCGACGTGCCCGACTTCGTGCTGTACCACGTCACCCCCGGCCCCGAGGCGGCGGCGGTCGAGATCGGGGCCGCCGCGATCCTGCTCTGCACGAGCGGCGCGCTCGAGGTGACGGGCAGTGCGTCATCCGTCACCCTCGCGCGCGGCGAGGCGGTCTACGCGACGCCCGACGAGGGCGCTCTCACGGTCGTAGGCCGGGGTGAGCTCTTCCTCGCGACGTCGGGGCGCTGA
- a CDS encoding acyl-CoA dehydrogenase family protein, protein MTFEPLASDFYAYENQLTDVEKESIAELRAWLEADVAPVVNDYWERAEFPMQVIEPLARLGVLSHGWEETRRFENSAVFRGFVALELARVDAGVATFVGVQNGLATGSIAVCGSAEQRAEWIPKLASGEIIGAFGLTEPLSGSDSAQGLRTIATRDGDDWILNGEKRWIGNATFSDITIIWAKDADDGQVMGFIVPTSTPGYSATKIERKISLRTVQNADITLTDVRVPESHRLQNANSFKDTAKVLRLTRAEVAWAAVGTSIGAYEAAVRYATDRVQFGKPIASHQLVQDLLVKCLGNITASIGMVVRVSEMLDRGEQRDEHSALAKAYATSRMRETVAWSREALGGNGIVLDFDAARFFADAEALYSYEGTREMNTLIVGRSVTGKAAFV, encoded by the coding sequence ATGACCTTCGAGCCCCTGGCGAGCGACTTCTACGCGTACGAGAACCAGCTGACCGATGTCGAGAAGGAGTCGATCGCCGAGCTGCGCGCGTGGCTCGAGGCGGACGTCGCCCCGGTCGTCAACGACTACTGGGAGCGCGCGGAGTTCCCGATGCAGGTCATCGAACCGCTCGCTCGGCTCGGAGTGCTCTCGCACGGCTGGGAGGAGACCCGCCGGTTCGAGAACTCGGCCGTCTTCCGCGGTTTCGTCGCGCTCGAGCTCGCCCGGGTGGATGCCGGTGTGGCGACCTTCGTCGGAGTGCAGAACGGTCTCGCGACCGGGTCGATCGCGGTGTGCGGCTCGGCCGAGCAGCGCGCGGAGTGGATACCGAAGCTCGCGAGCGGCGAGATCATCGGCGCCTTCGGCCTCACGGAGCCGCTGTCGGGGTCGGATTCGGCGCAGGGCCTCCGCACGATCGCGACGCGCGACGGCGACGACTGGATCCTGAACGGCGAGAAGCGCTGGATCGGCAACGCCACCTTCTCGGACATCACGATCATCTGGGCGAAGGATGCCGACGACGGCCAGGTCATGGGCTTCATCGTGCCGACCTCGACGCCGGGGTACTCCGCGACGAAGATCGAGCGGAAGATCAGCCTGCGCACGGTGCAGAATGCCGATATCACGCTCACCGATGTACGCGTGCCCGAGTCGCACCGCCTGCAGAACGCCAACTCGTTCAAGGACACCGCGAAGGTGCTGCGCCTCACGCGCGCCGAGGTCGCCTGGGCCGCCGTCGGCACGTCGATCGGCGCCTACGAGGCCGCCGTGCGCTACGCGACCGATCGCGTGCAGTTCGGCAAGCCGATCGCCTCGCACCAGCTCGTGCAGGACCTGCTCGTCAAGTGCCTCGGCAACATCACGGCGTCGATCGGCATGGTCGTGCGCGTCTCCGAGATGCTCGACCGCGGCGAGCAGCGCGACGAGCACTCGGCCCTCGCGAAGGCCTACGCCACCTCGCGCATGCGTGAGACGGTCGCGTGGTCGCGCGAGGCCCTCGGCGGCAACGGCATCGTGCTCGACTTCGACGCCGCTCGCTTCTTCGCCGACGCCGAGGCGCTCTACTCGTACGAGGGCACGCGCGAGATGAACACCCTCATCGTCGGGCGCTCGGTCACGGGCAAGGCGGCGTTCGTCTAG
- a CDS encoding acyltransferase family protein: MTATSLDAPSVSTAPSASGFRPEIQALRALAVMAVLVFHLWPLRLTGGFVGVDVFFVISGYLITSHLLGESTRTGSIRLGRFWARRAKRLLPSSLLVLAVTALAILAFVPAGRWQQFLSEIAASTLYVQNWLLAANSVDYLAATGNIPSPVQHFWTLSVEEQFYVMMPIVMLGACLVATRTRSRTQTAILIALASVTALSFGYSLWITATAAPLSYFSTFSRAWEFGVGALVAFAPALSRGPARHVLTIVGVTAIIASVALFDAQTPFPGAMAAVPVIGTALCIWGGRRTLLERIGSIRPVAFIGAVSYAIYLWHWPLIVLVPYVTGHELTTLEKVAILIASIVVAGASTRFVEDPVRFDRRLLGGQRRPRTVALWSVIGMAVVLSLAIPPMLISSGQASAASAENERLQANAECLGAAVAVTGCDVDEELRDVLLPSAADLLTDDVNRSECWSTRGDGTLRVCPLGPTTGYDKHILAVGDSHNNTLLEAYETIAEELNWRIDVAGRIGCYWTDAELVFSTDELTAECEQWRGEVRQHIAASTDLDAVLVTNARRTPDGEVRPANGESVEQATSDGLIAAWSTLPEDVPVLGLVDNPLMSREVITCVEREGLAAADACTVPRADALPGDAMRTAVEADDNARLIDLTDIHCEPDVCRPVIGNVIVYRDPGHLTATYAATLAPFLGERLVAALD, encoded by the coding sequence GTGACCGCGACGTCGCTCGATGCGCCTTCCGTCAGCACAGCGCCCTCGGCATCGGGCTTTCGGCCCGAGATCCAAGCTCTTCGCGCGCTCGCCGTCATGGCCGTGCTCGTGTTCCACCTGTGGCCGTTGCGCCTCACCGGTGGCTTCGTCGGCGTCGACGTCTTCTTCGTCATCTCCGGCTACCTGATCACGTCGCATCTTCTCGGGGAATCCACTCGCACCGGGAGCATCCGACTCGGTCGGTTCTGGGCCAGGCGAGCGAAACGCCTCCTCCCGTCATCCCTCCTGGTCCTCGCAGTGACCGCACTCGCGATCCTCGCTTTCGTGCCCGCGGGCCGGTGGCAGCAGTTCCTGTCCGAGATCGCAGCCTCCACTCTGTACGTGCAGAACTGGCTGCTCGCGGCGAACAGCGTCGACTACCTCGCGGCGACGGGCAACATACCGTCTCCCGTCCAGCACTTCTGGACGCTCTCAGTCGAGGAGCAGTTCTATGTGATGATGCCGATCGTGATGCTCGGCGCCTGCCTCGTCGCCACGCGCACTCGATCGCGCACGCAGACGGCCATCCTCATCGCGCTGGCGTCCGTCACGGCGCTGAGCTTCGGCTACAGCCTGTGGATCACGGCGACGGCGGCGCCGCTCTCGTACTTCTCGACCTTCTCTCGGGCCTGGGAGTTCGGCGTGGGCGCTCTCGTCGCATTCGCGCCCGCACTCAGCCGCGGACCGGCACGCCACGTCCTCACGATCGTCGGCGTGACTGCGATCATCGCATCGGTCGCGCTGTTCGACGCGCAGACCCCGTTTCCCGGTGCGATGGCGGCGGTGCCGGTGATCGGCACCGCGCTCTGCATCTGGGGCGGCCGACGGACGCTGCTCGAGAGGATCGGCTCGATCCGCCCCGTTGCGTTCATCGGCGCCGTGTCGTACGCGATCTATCTGTGGCACTGGCCCCTCATCGTGCTGGTGCCCTACGTGACAGGCCACGAACTCACGACGCTCGAGAAGGTCGCGATCCTGATCGCATCGATCGTCGTAGCGGGAGCATCCACGCGATTCGTCGAGGACCCCGTGCGATTCGATCGACGTCTACTCGGAGGTCAGCGCCGGCCGCGGACGGTCGCACTCTGGTCCGTCATCGGGATGGCCGTCGTCCTCTCGCTGGCGATTCCGCCCATGCTCATCTCGTCGGGTCAGGCGTCGGCAGCCTCCGCCGAGAACGAGCGGCTTCAGGCAAACGCAGAGTGCCTCGGCGCAGCGGTCGCGGTCACGGGCTGCGACGTCGACGAGGAGCTTCGGGACGTGCTTCTGCCGAGCGCCGCCGACCTGCTCACCGACGACGTCAACCGTTCCGAGTGCTGGTCGACGCGCGGCGACGGCACCCTGCGGGTCTGTCCGCTCGGACCGACGACGGGCTACGACAAGCACATCCTCGCGGTCGGCGACTCGCACAACAACACGCTCCTCGAGGCGTACGAGACGATCGCGGAAGAGTTGAACTGGCGCATCGATGTCGCCGGGCGCATCGGGTGCTACTGGACCGACGCCGAACTGGTCTTCAGCACCGACGAACTGACGGCTGAATGCGAACAGTGGCGTGGAGAAGTCCGGCAGCACATCGCCGCGTCGACCGACCTCGACGCCGTGCTCGTGACGAACGCCCGCCGCACCCCGGACGGCGAGGTCCGACCCGCGAACGGCGAGTCCGTCGAGCAGGCGACGTCCGACGGACTAATCGCCGCGTGGTCGACACTGCCGGAAGATGTGCCTGTGCTCGGCCTCGTCGACAACCCCCTGATGAGCAGGGAAGTGATCACCTGCGTCGAGCGAGAAGGACTCGCGGCGGCTGACGCGTGCACCGTGCCGCGAGCGGATGCGTTGCCGGGCGACGCGATGCGCACGGCAGTCGAAGCCGACGACAACGCTCGGCTCATCGACCTGACCGACATCCATTGCGAGCCGGATGTCTGTCGCCCCGTCATCGGCAACGTCATCGTGTATCGGGATCCGGGTCACCTGACGGCGACCTACGCCGCGACCCTCGCGCCCTTCCTCGGTGAGAGACTCGTGGCCGCGCTCGACTAG
- a CDS encoding glycosyltransferase, translated as MAARARAAVRRGLPDKFKPAVRDGIERLTTNLGRWPTAAAALRARQTAYALWSSGIIDTEFYGTQAGRTFANMADAARHYVAEGVHFGLMPNPLLDDEWYRRVSGRKGSAITSVIFDETIGMVELGPVFDSKRFAQETDPSVRTPLQALQSFGRRARTDTILPVSPLVESVIGDARWGAVRSALLEESRRYTASRAYAVPRLRPATAEDVERSAVFLEELRGKDTRFGGITEQPLVSIIMPARDRAHRLDESVRSVVLQSYPNWELLIVDDGSVDETPTVLREWAEADSRIRILTQPPSGVSAARNLGIANATGEFVAFLDSDNVWAPEILEVAVRWMTQENDDVVHTAILRHVGSSRILYQGAQVSGHDQLLQAGNSVDLNALVTRRSLLTAVGGFDESIRRWVDYDLALRLSLHSTPRFLPYVGVHYDDAVGTEARISTTESGAWEKAVLEKYFCDWDAVREAVPSRVPGRTSVIVRSNGDAWRAIEAVADVFESNADADLEVFVVSSGVTRSAASTLVAAFTGNPRVHLVHLQRRHSHPLEANFVFGQTTGEFVCFLDLGVSGSTEWISTLAATLEGDASLAAVQPLIVGVDGAIESAGLAFGGAYVLPWSTLRGHPVEDADQVALPRPTRAVTWRAMLVRASDFAEVRGFDVLYGDGFGDVDLCLRLGDLGRRVGVVTAARLRVQTTYRWERKVDQLGAARLLREHGAHLPEPDVELYRAIGAEMRGYDAREDLTHALARVGKPLVVRDQSDPTVRWAIKTAAPAGARGDHWGDTMFADDLAEALRSQGHRAVVDRREAVARESAHLDDVVVVLRGLDRVAPQPGAVNVLWIISHPELVTADEIQSFDVVFAASEPWAERATRRFGREVLPLLQATNTSRFAPSRKGEVDSAEVLFVGATRKVYRPIVRWASDIGADLSIYGPGWQGLVDDEQIRGESLSAAEVGAHYASSRVVLNDHWTEMAAEGFISNRLFDAVATGTWVVSDVVEGIGEIFGDAVTMVSDRESLRDVLIDSDHRPSDEVLARSAERIRQEHSFVARSQKLIAHVDAIMEKRRAQSGAEVNPA; from the coding sequence GTGGCCGCACGTGCGCGCGCCGCCGTCCGACGGGGACTGCCCGACAAGTTCAAGCCCGCCGTGCGCGACGGAATCGAACGACTGACGACCAACCTCGGCCGATGGCCGACCGCCGCAGCAGCGCTGCGTGCCCGCCAGACGGCGTATGCGCTCTGGTCGAGCGGCATCATCGATACGGAGTTCTACGGCACACAGGCCGGGCGGACCTTCGCCAACATGGCCGACGCAGCTCGGCACTACGTCGCGGAAGGCGTGCACTTCGGTCTCATGCCGAACCCGCTCCTCGACGACGAGTGGTATCGGAGAGTGTCGGGACGCAAGGGCTCGGCGATCACGAGCGTGATCTTCGACGAGACCATCGGCATGGTGGAGCTCGGGCCGGTGTTCGATTCGAAGCGATTCGCACAGGAGACCGATCCGAGCGTCCGCACGCCGTTGCAGGCATTGCAGAGCTTCGGGCGACGTGCTCGGACCGACACGATCCTTCCCGTCTCTCCTCTCGTTGAGAGCGTCATCGGCGACGCCCGGTGGGGAGCCGTCCGCTCCGCTCTCCTCGAGGAGTCACGCCGGTACACGGCCTCGCGCGCCTACGCGGTGCCGCGCCTCCGGCCGGCGACGGCTGAAGACGTCGAACGCTCCGCCGTGTTCCTGGAGGAACTCCGGGGAAAGGACACGAGATTCGGTGGGATCACCGAGCAGCCGCTCGTGTCGATCATCATGCCCGCTCGCGACCGCGCGCACCGACTCGACGAGTCCGTGCGGTCGGTCGTGCTGCAGTCGTACCCGAACTGGGAACTCCTGATCGTCGACGATGGATCGGTCGACGAGACGCCGACCGTGCTCCGAGAGTGGGCCGAGGCCGATTCCCGCATCCGCATCCTCACCCAGCCGCCGTCCGGGGTCTCGGCTGCGCGCAACCTCGGCATCGCGAATGCGACCGGTGAGTTCGTCGCGTTCCTCGACTCCGACAACGTCTGGGCGCCGGAGATCCTCGAGGTCGCCGTCCGGTGGATGACGCAGGAGAACGACGACGTCGTGCACACCGCCATCCTTCGCCACGTCGGCAGCTCACGGATCCTGTACCAGGGCGCCCAGGTCAGCGGCCACGACCAGCTGCTGCAGGCCGGAAACTCGGTCGACCTGAACGCTCTCGTCACGCGTCGCTCGCTGCTCACCGCCGTCGGTGGTTTCGACGAGAGCATCCGCCGATGGGTCGACTACGACCTGGCGCTCCGGCTGAGTCTTCACTCGACGCCTCGATTCCTGCCCTACGTCGGTGTCCACTACGACGACGCCGTCGGGACCGAGGCCCGTATCAGCACCACGGAGTCTGGCGCGTGGGAGAAGGCCGTCCTCGAGAAGTACTTCTGCGACTGGGATGCGGTGCGCGAGGCCGTCCCGTCACGCGTGCCTGGCCGGACGAGCGTCATCGTCCGGTCGAACGGAGACGCCTGGCGAGCGATCGAGGCCGTCGCCGACGTGTTCGAATCCAACGCGGACGCCGATCTCGAGGTCTTCGTCGTCTCGAGCGGTGTCACCCGCTCTGCGGCATCGACCCTCGTGGCCGCGTTCACCGGCAACCCCCGTGTGCACCTCGTCCATCTGCAACGTCGACACAGTCATCCGCTCGAGGCGAACTTCGTCTTCGGTCAGACGACCGGCGAGTTCGTCTGTTTCCTGGACCTCGGCGTCTCTGGTTCGACGGAGTGGATCTCGACCCTCGCCGCGACGCTCGAGGGCGACGCGTCGCTCGCCGCCGTGCAGCCGCTCATCGTCGGCGTCGACGGGGCCATCGAATCTGCCGGCCTCGCCTTCGGTGGCGCGTACGTCCTGCCGTGGAGCACCCTGCGCGGTCATCCGGTAGAGGATGCTGACCAGGTCGCGCTCCCTCGCCCGACCCGCGCCGTGACGTGGCGAGCGATGCTCGTGCGGGCCTCGGACTTCGCTGAGGTTCGCGGCTTCGACGTGCTCTACGGCGATGGATTCGGCGACGTCGACCTCTGCCTCCGTCTCGGCGACCTCGGACGACGTGTCGGTGTGGTGACGGCAGCTCGTCTGCGTGTGCAGACGACCTACCGCTGGGAGCGCAAGGTCGATCAGCTCGGTGCCGCTCGTCTGCTGCGCGAACACGGGGCGCACCTTCCGGAGCCCGATGTCGAGCTCTATCGCGCGATCGGTGCGGAGATGCGTGGTTACGACGCCCGCGAGGACCTGACTCACGCGCTCGCGCGGGTCGGAAAGCCCCTCGTCGTCCGAGATCAGTCCGACCCGACCGTGCGCTGGGCGATCAAGACCGCAGCGCCGGCGGGAGCACGAGGAGACCATTGGGGCGACACGATGTTCGCCGATGACCTGGCGGAAGCGCTGCGTTCACAGGGTCACCGCGCCGTCGTCGATCGGCGCGAGGCCGTCGCGCGCGAGAGCGCCCACCTCGACGATGTCGTCGTCGTCCTCCGTGGACTCGATCGGGTAGCTCCTCAGCCGGGCGCCGTCAACGTGCTCTGGATCATCAGTCACCCCGAACTCGTCACCGCGGACGAGATCCAGTCCTTCGACGTCGTCTTCGCGGCGAGCGAGCCCTGGGCGGAGCGCGCCACACGCCGATTCGGCCGCGAGGTGCTGCCGCTGCTCCAGGCGACGAACACGAGCCGATTCGCTCCCTCGCGAAAGGGCGAGGTCGATTCGGCCGAAGTGCTCTTCGTTGGAGCGACACGCAAGGTCTACCGGCCCATCGTGCGATGGGCGAGCGACATCGGAGCCGATCTCAGCATCTACGGACCAGGTTGGCAGGGCCTCGTCGACGACGAGCAGATCCGGGGAGAGTCGCTCTCCGCTGCCGAGGTCGGCGCGCACTACGCGTCGTCGCGCGTGGTCCTCAACGACCACTGGACCGAGATGGCTGCCGAGGGCTTCATCTCCAACCGTCTCTTCGATGCGGTGGCGACCGGAACCTGGGTCGTGAGCGACGTCGTCGAAGGGATCGGCGAGATCTTCGGCGATGCCGTGACGATGGTCAGCGATCGAGAATCGCTCCGCGACGTGCTGATCGACTCCGACCACCGTCCGTCCGACGAGGTCCTCGCCCGCTCAGCGGAGCGGATTCGTCAGGAGCACTCCTTCGTCGCGCGCTCCCAGAAGCTCATTGCACACGTCGACGCCATCATGGAGAAGCGACGTGCCCAGAGCGGTGCCGAGGTGAACCCGGCGTAG